A genomic segment from Microbacterium sp. SORGH_AS_0428 encodes:
- a CDS encoding right-handed parallel beta-helix repeat-containing protein yields MPASSRGRLAAALAALALAASALTACAAESAPLETVAVPADAPTISEAVARVAEGGLILVSPGVYPEQVLVDKPGVTVRGLDRNDTVVDGEGQRPYGIVAIADGVSVENLTVTGATFYGVLVTGLHDENGPTAHGGGGYTHLDPEKFPPVQRFLIDHVTAYNNGLYGLYAFDAQHGVISNSYASGSADSGIYVGQCRDCDITVRDNIAENNAVGFENANASDSVYILGNRFTRNRVGLTLISNYQEAFVPQSGNTVVGNLVSDNVEPTSPVQADGGFGIGIGISGGTNNDIRDNRITGNARAGVLLAGTEDLRAQGNAFTGNAFESNGVDTANISGPRAPAQGNCVDPDAATVLPASLAADCASGVDQPAADSAELPASVAPPGVSFRAVPPPPPQPQLPDLEAPARSLPASVGTPDLSRYTLPAADLLAAGARG; encoded by the coding sequence ATGCCTGCTTCCTCGAGGGGCCGTCTCGCGGCCGCTCTTGCTGCCCTCGCCCTGGCCGCATCCGCCCTCACCGCCTGCGCCGCTGAATCCGCGCCGCTCGAGACGGTCGCCGTGCCGGCGGATGCGCCCACGATCTCCGAGGCCGTGGCACGGGTCGCCGAAGGCGGGCTCATCCTCGTCTCACCGGGCGTCTATCCGGAGCAGGTCCTGGTCGACAAGCCGGGAGTGACCGTGCGCGGTCTCGATCGCAACGACACCGTCGTCGATGGCGAGGGGCAGCGACCCTATGGGATCGTCGCGATCGCCGACGGCGTGAGCGTCGAGAACCTGACCGTGACGGGAGCGACCTTCTACGGCGTGCTGGTCACGGGACTCCACGACGAGAACGGGCCCACGGCGCACGGCGGCGGCGGATACACGCACCTGGATCCGGAGAAGTTCCCGCCGGTGCAGCGCTTCTTGATCGATCACGTCACGGCGTACAACAACGGGCTGTACGGTCTGTACGCCTTCGACGCCCAGCACGGCGTGATCTCGAACTCGTACGCCTCCGGCTCCGCCGACAGCGGGATCTACGTCGGACAGTGCCGCGACTGCGACATCACCGTCAGAGACAACATCGCCGAGAACAACGCCGTCGGTTTCGAGAACGCGAACGCCTCCGACAGCGTGTACATCTTGGGCAACCGCTTCACCCGCAACCGCGTCGGTCTGACACTGATCTCCAACTACCAGGAGGCCTTCGTCCCGCAGTCGGGCAACACGGTCGTCGGCAACCTCGTCTCGGACAACGTCGAACCCACCTCTCCCGTGCAGGCAGACGGCGGGTTCGGGATCGGGATCGGGATCAGCGGCGGCACGAACAACGACATCCGCGACAACCGCATCACCGGCAACGCGCGGGCAGGGGTGCTGCTGGCGGGCACAGAGGATCTGCGGGCGCAGGGCAACGCCTTCACCGGCAACGCCTTCGAGTCCAACGGCGTGGACACCGCCAACATCTCCGGCCCGCGTGCGCCCGCACAGGGCAACTGCGTCGACCCGGACGCCGCCACGGTGCTGCCCGCGAGCCTCGCCGCAGACTGCGCGAGCGGCGTGGACCAGCCCGCCGCGGACTCGGCCGAGCTGCCCGCATCCGTCGCGCCGCCCGGCGTCAGCTTCCGCGCAGTGCCCCCGCCCCCGCCGCAGCCGCAGTTGCCGGACCTCGAGGCTCCCGCGCGCTCGCTCCCCGCCTCGGTGGGCACCCCCGACCTCAGCCGCTACACGCTTCCCGCGGCCGATCTGCTCGCCGCCGGGGCGCGCGGATGA
- a CDS encoding Dyp-type peroxidase — protein MSETPASGISRRALLLGGGIGLGGAALGAAGGWALAQSPAFAPDAAATSATATVPSRGRTQAGIARPATPQRNGLVVVADTPGITTAAGVLAMLAALGDRIDTLTDPASADRIVLPDGPGDLTITVGIGPRLVATVDASLPGAEALPRFASDATLSEDMRGGDLLVSAYASDAGALHASIADVLAAVGGAVRRWTQPCVRGAGLGTIVRNPLGYHDGIIVPHTDEELDENVWIADGPAAGGTIAVIRRLRLDTAGFGALPGERQDAVVGRVRATGDPLSGGGPTAEADLTAKSPDGSYLVPSRSHVRAAHPSFTGSRLMLRRGYAYSNAAGPGEALDDGLLFMCFQRELDDFVRTQHRLDETDDLMAFATPTASASFLIVPGRTDGALGASLGR, from the coding sequence GTGAGTGAGACGCCCGCATCCGGGATCAGCCGACGGGCACTGCTGCTGGGCGGGGGCATCGGGCTCGGTGGAGCGGCCCTCGGCGCCGCTGGCGGGTGGGCGCTGGCACAGAGCCCGGCATTCGCTCCCGATGCCGCGGCGACGTCCGCGACCGCCACCGTCCCCTCGCGGGGCCGCACGCAGGCGGGCATCGCGCGTCCGGCCACGCCGCAGCGCAACGGACTGGTGGTCGTGGCCGACACCCCCGGGATCACCACGGCGGCGGGCGTGCTCGCGATGCTGGCGGCCCTCGGCGACCGCATCGACACGCTCACCGACCCGGCGTCCGCCGATCGCATCGTGCTACCCGACGGCCCCGGCGACCTCACGATCACGGTCGGCATCGGCCCTCGGCTGGTCGCCACGGTCGACGCGTCGCTTCCCGGGGCGGAGGCGCTCCCCCGCTTCGCCAGCGACGCGACGCTGTCCGAAGACATGCGCGGCGGCGACCTCCTGGTCTCGGCCTACGCATCGGATGCGGGTGCGCTGCACGCGAGCATCGCCGACGTCCTCGCCGCCGTCGGCGGCGCCGTTCGCCGGTGGACGCAGCCCTGCGTGCGAGGCGCCGGCCTGGGCACGATCGTGCGCAATCCGCTCGGCTACCACGACGGGATCATCGTGCCCCACACGGACGAGGAGCTGGACGAGAACGTCTGGATCGCCGACGGCCCCGCAGCAGGCGGGACGATCGCGGTCATCCGACGCCTGCGGCTCGACACCGCCGGTTTCGGCGCGCTCCCCGGTGAGCGTCAGGATGCGGTCGTCGGCCGCGTCCGCGCCACGGGCGACCCGCTGTCGGGCGGCGGCCCCACGGCCGAGGCGGACCTGACCGCGAAGAGTCCCGACGGCAGCTACCTCGTCCCGTCGCGCTCCCACGTACGCGCGGCTCATCCCTCGTTCACGGGCAGCCGGCTCATGCTCCGGCGCGGCTACGCGTACAGCAATGCCGCCGGTCCCGGCGAGGCCCTCGACGACGGCCTGCTGTTCATGTGTTTCCAACGCGAGCTCGACGACTTCGTGCGCACGCAGCATCGCCTCGACGAGACGGACGACCTGATGGCCTTCGCCACGCCGACCGCGTCCGCGTCGTTCCTCATCGTTCCGGGACGCACGGACGGCGCCCTCGGCGCGAGCCTGGGCCGTTGA
- a CDS encoding CPBP family intramembrane glutamic endopeptidase — translation MSDPTEPGTGESDAYRSPRFERAADGAWTAHRRDAAVSAGRFENLGLVEAEIDEQPEPERRPRRRRPRAPRVWLQGGTTTQRWSWLLVGGALMGLGAGLLIATAASTLIGGTPGGWVGSIVLWASMIVPVVIAYSRSVPRGLLRFRATDLLFGLFLGLGLRLISGWFEQAERGAALWPALSTTNGGLSGVDWIVDAVVPVVISPVVEEFFFRGFLLVALYTVFRRLTRSPSVAGAGAALISTGIFLLLHQFTGSLSGGAAGAASIALFGLATSVLVLVTGRFWAALIAHIVFNGSFVALAVVGTLAGLNGGIVAA, via the coding sequence GTGAGCGATCCTACCGAGCCGGGCACCGGCGAGTCCGACGCCTATCGTTCCCCGCGCTTCGAGCGCGCCGCGGACGGAGCGTGGACCGCTCACCGCCGGGATGCAGCGGTGAGCGCGGGGCGATTCGAGAACCTCGGTCTCGTCGAGGCGGAGATCGACGAGCAGCCGGAACCCGAGCGTCGTCCCCGGCGGCGGCGTCCGCGCGCACCGCGCGTCTGGCTGCAGGGCGGCACCACGACGCAGCGGTGGAGCTGGCTGCTGGTGGGCGGCGCGCTCATGGGGCTCGGCGCGGGCCTGTTGATCGCGACGGCGGCGTCGACGCTGATCGGCGGCACCCCGGGCGGATGGGTCGGCAGCATCGTGCTCTGGGCCTCGATGATCGTTCCTGTCGTGATCGCCTACTCGCGTTCGGTGCCGCGCGGCCTCCTGCGCTTCCGGGCGACGGACCTGCTCTTCGGGCTGTTCCTCGGACTCGGCCTGCGCCTGATCAGCGGCTGGTTCGAGCAGGCGGAGCGCGGCGCCGCGCTCTGGCCCGCGTTGTCCACGACCAACGGCGGCCTGTCGGGCGTGGACTGGATCGTGGACGCCGTCGTGCCCGTGGTCATCTCTCCCGTCGTGGAGGAGTTCTTCTTCCGCGGTTTCCTGCTCGTCGCGCTGTACACCGTGTTCCGTCGCCTCACGCGGTCGCCGTCGGTCGCCGGCGCGGGAGCCGCCCTGATCAGCACGGGCATCTTCCTGTTGCTCCACCAGTTCACCGGTTCGCTGTCCGGCGGGGCGGCAGGCGCCGCATCCATCGCACTGTTCGGGCTCGCAACGTCTGTGCTCGTGCTGGTCACGGGCAGATTCTGGGCGGCGCTCATCGCCCACATCGTCTTCAACGGCTCGTTCGTCGCGCTCGCCGTCGTCGGGACCCTCGCGGGGCTGAACGGGGGGATCGTCGCGGCCTGA